Below is a window of Malania oleifera isolate guangnan ecotype guangnan chromosome 1, ASM2987363v1, whole genome shotgun sequence DNA.
AATAAAAGAAGACACGAAATGGTGTCGATGTATCGGAGCATGCCATATGGCATGGTAATGACAAGGTCCTTGTAACGGTGAGTAGCTCACATCGACAAATTAGTCGAAGAAATGTGCAGTGTCAATACTGCAAGAAGCACAGCCATATGAAGAGAGAGTGCCGAAAATTGATGAGAAAGAACATGAATGCTCATGGCAGTCCAAACGATAATGGATGGGTTTTGGACTCTAGGAGTTCAATTCATGTCTGctttaagaaagaattttttcattctttcaaaaaAGTTTGCGGTACGATATCACTCAGTAATGAGTCTTCATGCGATGTCAGAGGGATTGGATCTGTGAAGCTGAAGATGCCTGTTGGAGCGGTATGCATTTTGGATGACGTTAACTTTGTTCCAAGGAtgcgaagaaatttgatctcccttagtcGATTGGATTCTAAGGGTTGCCAAATCTCTATCGTAGGTGGAGCTATGGAGGTGACCCGCCGTGACTCAATAATATTTACTGGGAAGGAGTCTTGTGGACTGTATCAGTTGATGGGAACCACAGTGGTTGGTGGTTTGACCTTAAATGATGATAGCGGTACATCATCAGAAACAAATAGTTCGGTTTGCTGATGAAGAAGGCGGTACTCTTTGCATGGTTCAAACGTTTGAACCAAGTTATGAAGATTTGCCTTGATCGAGTTTGTATCAAGGTGGAGCTGTGGGCTTGGGAGTtgatactcgccaaggtggagattgttaggagATGTGGCTCGAATGGGTGTCAGCAGCCGCACCACCCAGCCGAAATTTTTGAAGCTGGAGATGGACAGCCACCAACAATCTACCTACCATGTTGAAATGTAGCTGCCTTGTTTGACTTCCTCCCCCTcccatatgtgtgtatatatatatgtggtgaGTTGCAGCAGTTTAGTTGTGCTATATTGTGTGCAGTAGagagctgtgtgtgtgtgtgtgcatgcagagAGTTGCATTGTGAGAGAGCTGAGAGCTGTATTGTGAGATTGCATAGAGGTGTGGTGTGTTGTGTGTAAGGCAGAGTGAATCCTtgttgagagagtgagagaggagttgagggcaATAGCCTCCTCCTTCTGCTTGTATAATTCTCTCGGTAGTTATAGTAGATTTTGTACtctcccgtggacataggtcacagtggaccaaaccacgtaaatctggtgtcgTATTTTGTGTTGCGTAATTTTTACTTGTGCAATTGTTGCTTGTGGATAATTTCCCAACAATTCGGATTTACATTTACAATGCAAATCAATATAATCTAGTagttaaagaaaagaaaatgaaacttAGAGAAAAGATGACTAAAAGTTTATCTCATTTCATGTATCCTTAATGCTTTTTATGCATTATAAGCTCATAATCAAATTACCATACAAATTCATAAGTATGTGAGAAGATGAGTTAATAATCATGTCCTAGTGTCATGAGTCAAACTTGTTCAAAGTATTATGGTTGTCTGTAACCGTTTGCCTTGTATGTGTGGAATGAGCTATAATCATGTAAATATTAGTAAAGGTTTTATTTATTGAAGTTTGTTTATGTCTTAGTGTGAAAAGAGATTATGATTCCTCGATCAGTTTGATATTTCCTTGTGTCAAagctaaaatagcatataaaactcttaAGGAGAGGGTGAAtattcatcaatcattgtaaaacttacTAACATTTGTAAACATATTTAGCCTACCTGCTTCCCGCACTAAACACATGTTACCTACAAAGGtattattaatgaattacgttaCTTTAATATTTACCGTGTTATTGTTATTTGCTTACATGAATTGGTTACTATTTTTGCTTATTTTGTTTTCAACTGCTATGAATATGCTCTTGTGATAAAAACACAATATATTTTGGCTAACTAGTTTGTGTATTTCAAAATCGAGATGATTGGATTCAAAAAGTTTGTTTTGAGGAAGTAATGAGAC
It encodes the following:
- the LOC131149605 gene encoding uncharacterized protein LOC131149605 produces the protein MNAHGSPNDNGWVLDSRSSIHVCFKKEFFHSFKKVCGTISLSNESSCDVRGIGSVKLKMPVGAVCILDDVNFVPRMRRNLISLSRLDSKGCQISIVGGAMEVTRRDSIIFTGKESCGLYQLMGTTVVGGLTLNDDSGTSSETNSSVELWAWELILAKVEIVRRCGSNGCQQPHHPAEIFEAGDGQPPTIYLPC